The following are encoded together in the Bacillus sp. V2I10 genome:
- a CDS encoding bifunctional (p)ppGpp synthetase/guanosine-3',5'-bis(diphosphate) 3'-pyrophosphohydrolase, translating into MANEQVLTAEQVIEKAKQYLTDEDLLFIQKAYDFAEEAHREQYRKSGEPYIIHPIQVAGILVDLDMDPSTIAGGFLHDVVEDTDVTLDDLKQTFNDEVAMLVDGVTKLGKIKYKSHEEQQAENHRKMFVAMAQDIRVILIKLADRLHNMRTLKHLPQEKQRRISNETLEIFAPLAHRLGISKIKWELEDTALRYLNPQQYYRIVNLMKKKRAERELYLEEVIDEVKNRVHEVNIKADFSGRPKHIYSIYRKMALQNKQFNEIYDLLAVRIIVNSIKDCYAVLGIIHTCWKPMPGRFKDYIAMPKPNMYQSLHTTVIGPKGDPLEVQIRTKDMHTIAEYGIAAHWAYKEGKEAEEQSTLEQKLTWFREILEFQNDTTNAEEFMESLKIDLFSDMVFIFTPKGDVIEMPSGSVPIDFAYRIHSEIGNKTIGAKVNGKIVTLDYKLKTGDIIEIMTSKHSYGPSQDWLKLAQTSQAKNKIRQFFKKQRREENVDKGKEMVEKEIKNLDFELKEVLTSDNLKRVAEKFNFSNDEDMYAAVGYNGITAAQVANRLTEKWRKKRDMEQEKDISEVISEVRPYTSKKRDSGVRVKGIDNLLIRLSKCCNPVPGDEIVGFITKGRGVSVHRDDCPNVHTDEAQARLIPVEWETQLDGRKEYNVEIEILGYDRRGLLNEVLQAVNETKTNISSVAGKSDRNKVATINMAIAISNISHLHKVVERIKQISDIYSVRRIMN; encoded by the coding sequence ATGGCTAATGAACAAGTACTGACTGCTGAGCAGGTCATAGAGAAGGCAAAACAATATTTAACGGATGAAGACTTGCTTTTCATTCAGAAAGCCTATGATTTTGCAGAAGAGGCGCATCGTGAACAATACCGAAAATCGGGTGAACCATATATTATTCATCCTATACAGGTCGCAGGGATTTTAGTTGATTTGGACATGGATCCGTCGACTATCGCGGGTGGATTTTTACATGACGTCGTAGAAGATACGGACGTGACACTTGATGACTTGAAACAAACATTTAATGATGAAGTCGCCATGCTAGTGGACGGGGTTACAAAGCTCGGAAAAATTAAATATAAATCTCACGAAGAACAACAGGCTGAAAATCATCGTAAAATGTTTGTCGCAATGGCACAGGACATTCGTGTGATCTTAATTAAACTTGCTGACCGTCTTCACAATATGCGCACACTTAAGCATTTGCCGCAAGAAAAGCAGCGGAGAATCTCTAATGAAACCCTTGAAATTTTCGCGCCTCTTGCACACCGGCTGGGGATTTCAAAAATAAAGTGGGAGCTTGAGGATACAGCTCTGCGCTATTTGAATCCGCAGCAGTATTACCGCATCGTAAATTTAATGAAGAAAAAGCGTGCAGAACGCGAACTTTATTTAGAAGAAGTCATTGATGAAGTGAAAAATCGTGTTCATGAAGTAAATATAAAAGCCGATTTCTCAGGCCGCCCAAAACATATTTACAGCATCTACCGAAAAATGGCACTTCAGAACAAGCAGTTTAATGAAATTTATGATTTATTGGCCGTTCGGATTATCGTAAACAGTATTAAAGACTGCTATGCTGTTCTCGGCATTATTCACACATGCTGGAAGCCGATGCCGGGCAGATTCAAAGATTATATAGCCATGCCAAAACCTAATATGTATCAATCCCTGCATACAACAGTGATCGGCCCAAAAGGCGATCCTCTTGAAGTTCAGATCCGCACAAAGGATATGCACACGATTGCAGAATACGGGATTGCTGCTCACTGGGCATACAAAGAAGGCAAAGAGGCCGAAGAGCAATCAACTCTTGAACAAAAATTAACATGGTTCCGCGAAATTCTGGAGTTCCAGAATGACACAACCAATGCAGAAGAGTTTATGGAATCATTAAAAATCGACCTGTTTTCAGATATGGTATTTATTTTTACACCTAAAGGTGATGTGATCGAAATGCCTTCAGGCTCTGTTCCGATTGATTTTGCATACCGCATCCATTCAGAGATCGGCAATAAGACGATCGGTGCAAAAGTAAACGGCAAAATCGTCACCCTGGACTATAAATTAAAAACAGGCGACATCATTGAAATCATGACTTCCAAACATTCCTACGGACCTAGTCAGGATTGGCTAAAGCTTGCCCAAACGTCTCAGGCGAAAAATAAAATCCGCCAATTCTTCAAAAAGCAGCGCCGTGAGGAAAATGTAGACAAAGGCAAAGAAATGGTTGAGAAAGAAATTAAAAATCTCGACTTTGAATTAAAAGAAGTCTTAACGAGTGATAATTTAAAGCGTGTAGCTGAAAAATTCAATTTCTCAAACGATGAGGACATGTATGCGGCTGTAGGCTATAACGGCATCACGGCAGCCCAGGTTGCAAATCGGTTAACTGAAAAATGGCGCAAAAAACGTGATATGGAACAAGAGAAAGATATTTCTGAAGTGATTTCTGAAGTGCGTCCTTATACATCTAAAAAACGTGACAGCGGGGTCCGTGTTAAAGGGATTGACAATCTGCTGATCCGTTTATCAAAATGCTGCAATCCTGTACCAGGTGATGAAATTGTCGGTTTTATCACAAAAGGACGCGGAGTTTCTGTTCATCGGGACGATTGCCCTAATGTGCATACGGATGAAGCACAGGCCCGTCTTATACCTGTTGAATGGGAAACACAGCTTGATGGCCGCAAAGAGTACAATGTTGAAATCGAGATTCTCGGCTATGACCGCAGAGGACTTCTTAACGAGGTTCTTCAGGCTGTCAACGAAACAAAGACAAACATTTCGTCTGTTGCAGGCAAATCTGACCGCAACAAAGTAGCTACGATAAACATGGCGATTGCCATTTCCAACATAAGCCATCTTCACAAAGTAGTGGAGCGGATTAAGCAAATTTCTGATATTTATTCTGTAAGAAGAATCATGAACTAG
- the dtd gene encoding D-aminoacyl-tRNA deacylase encodes MKIVVQRAKHAEVKVNNETVGKISQGFMLLVGVTHEDSEQDADYLADKIANLRVFEDEEQKMNLSLIDVGGQALSISQFTLYGDCRKGRRPNFMAAAKPDQAQPLYDYFNAKLREKGITVQTGEFGAMMDVSFTNVGPVTLILESQAK; translated from the coding sequence TTGAAAATAGTTGTACAGCGTGCCAAACATGCAGAAGTAAAAGTAAATAACGAAACGGTCGGCAAAATTTCTCAAGGATTTATGCTTTTAGTGGGGGTCACTCATGAGGATTCTGAACAGGATGCTGATTATCTTGCAGATAAAATTGCCAATCTGAGAGTTTTTGAAGACGAAGAGCAAAAAATGAATCTTTCCCTGATTGATGTGGGGGGACAAGCCTTATCCATTTCGCAGTTTACTCTCTACGGAGATTGCAGAAAAGGAAGAAGACCAAATTTCATGGCAGCTGCTAAACCTGATCAAGCACAGCCGTTATATGATTACTTCAATGCAAAGCTTCGTGAAAAAGGGATTACAGTACAAACAGGAGAGTTTGGCGCAATGATGGATGTATCCTTTACAAATGTCGGTCCTGTTACATTGATTCTCGAATCGCAAGCGAAATAA
- a CDS encoding SH3 domain-containing protein — MFRKLLFSIICTLLIISQIQLMPKPASAESKKAVIAVDGLNIRSGPGLSYSVIASVKKGAVYSITDQKKDWYQIQLSGNNKGWVASWLITLQHSSESQKTSSGTSDTVKSNAEDLRIRSGPGTSFQVTGTFDKGQTASFVQQNSNWVEISFNGKRGWISSQFVIFLKKEQAKAPASSGATSGKVIATSLNVRNKPSTSAATIGSLKKNASVSITKTQDKWHEIQFNGQKGWVHSDFISTGSVQSPVSGGKKGKVTASSLNVRSSGSLNGSVVGSILKNAEVTILETKKSWHHIQYSGNKKGWVSSSYISIVNGQGNTGNEKPSQSKVSILQDGTNIRKGSSTNQSILRRANAGEQFSVISKEGDWFKIQLSGNISGYVAGWVVSQSGEGSSVTRPGGDVTSYLKNKTVVLDPGHGGRDGGAIGTRGTLEKNLTMSTAKLVFDKLKASGADVHLTRSSDSYISLSSRVSTSHYRNADAFISLHFDSIDNRSVNGMTTYYYSGSKDKPLASPVHSELLKQTKLKDRRTKFGDYHVIRENKQPAILLELGYVSNSTEELTVRSSAYQERVAQGVYYGLAQYFK, encoded by the coding sequence TTGTTTCGAAAACTACTCTTTTCCATCATTTGCACACTGCTTATTATAAGCCAGATTCAATTGATGCCAAAGCCTGCATCAGCTGAATCAAAAAAAGCAGTCATCGCAGTTGACGGATTAAACATCAGAAGCGGCCCTGGATTAAGCTATTCTGTCATCGCCAGTGTAAAAAAAGGGGCTGTGTACAGCATCACAGACCAGAAAAAAGATTGGTATCAAATTCAATTATCGGGTAATAACAAGGGCTGGGTAGCCTCATGGCTTATAACCCTTCAGCACTCTTCTGAATCTCAAAAAACAAGCTCAGGCACTTCAGACACGGTCAAATCAAATGCTGAAGACTTGAGAATACGCAGCGGTCCTGGAACAAGCTTTCAGGTAACAGGCACATTTGACAAGGGACAAACAGCATCATTTGTCCAGCAAAACTCAAATTGGGTTGAGATCTCTTTTAACGGAAAAAGAGGCTGGATTTCCAGCCAGTTTGTTATCTTTCTAAAGAAGGAACAAGCCAAAGCACCTGCTTCATCAGGTGCAACGAGCGGCAAGGTCATTGCCACTTCACTGAACGTGCGAAATAAGCCTTCAACATCAGCCGCCACCATTGGAAGCTTGAAAAAGAATGCTTCTGTTTCGATCACAAAGACACAGGATAAATGGCACGAAATTCAATTTAACGGCCAAAAGGGCTGGGTACATAGTGATTTTATTTCCACTGGTTCCGTTCAATCGCCTGTGAGCGGCGGCAAAAAAGGAAAAGTAACAGCAAGCTCACTTAACGTCCGCAGCAGCGGCAGCTTAAACGGCTCTGTAGTCGGTTCCATCTTAAAAAATGCGGAAGTAACTATTCTTGAAACTAAAAAAAGCTGGCATCATATTCAATACTCGGGAAATAAAAAAGGCTGGGTTTCCAGTTCCTATATTTCAATTGTTAACGGGCAAGGAAATACTGGCAATGAAAAACCAAGTCAATCTAAAGTCAGTATTTTGCAAGATGGGACTAATATTCGAAAAGGTTCATCTACAAATCAAAGTATTCTGAGACGTGCTAATGCAGGTGAACAATTTTCTGTTATCAGCAAAGAAGGAGATTGGTTTAAAATCCAGCTCTCCGGCAATATCTCAGGGTATGTGGCAGGATGGGTGGTATCACAATCAGGTGAAGGAAGTTCTGTTACAAGGCCTGGCGGAGATGTTACCTCATACTTAAAAAATAAAACCGTTGTTTTAGATCCTGGCCATGGCGGACGTGATGGCGGGGCAATCGGCACCAGAGGAACCCTTGAGAAGAACCTGACGATGTCTACAGCCAAGCTCGTCTTTGATAAACTGAAAGCTTCTGGTGCAGACGTGCATCTGACGCGCAGCTCTGACAGCTACATCAGCTTAAGCTCACGGGTAAGCACATCCCACTACAGAAATGCAGATGCTTTTATTAGTCTCCATTTTGACAGTATTGATAATAGAAGCGTCAATGGAATGACGACTTACTATTACAGCGGATCTAAAGATAAGCCGCTGGCATCACCAGTACATTCTGAATTATTGAAACAAACGAAGTTAAAAGACCGCAGAACGAAATTTGGAGATTATCATGTTATCCGTGAAAATAAGCAGCCTGCCATTCTTCTGGAACTAGGGTATGTCAGCAACAGCACCGAAGAACTGACTGTCCGTTCAAGTGCGTATCAGGAAAGAGTTGCACAAGGGGTTTATTATGGACTGGCACAGTATTTTAAATAA
- the hisS gene encoding histidine--tRNA ligase: MSFQIPRGTQDILPGDVERWQYIENTAREICRLYQYKEIRTPIFEHTELFQRGVGESTDIVQKEMYTFQDRKGRSLTLRPEGTASTVRAFVEKKLYAQPAQPTKLYYIGPMFRYERPQTGRFRQFVQFGVEALGSNSPAIDAEVISLAMELYSAVGLKKLKLIINSLGDADSRKAHREALIAHFEPRIGEFCSDCQKRLQQNPLRILDCKVDRNHELMATAPSIMDYLNDESRAYFNKVQQYLTDLNIEFTVDPNLVRGLDYYNHTAFEIMSDAEGFGAITTLCGGGRYNGLVEDVGGPETPGIGFGLSIERFLAALEAENVELPIEQSIDCFVVALGDKAKDRSVSLVYELRKAGLTAEKDYEDKKMKAQFKAADRLKAKFVAVLGDDEIEKNIISVKNMETGSQVEVALDELTAYIKA; the protein is encoded by the coding sequence ATGTCATTTCAAATTCCGAGAGGCACACAGGATATCCTTCCTGGAGATGTTGAACGCTGGCAATATATTGAAAATACAGCACGTGAAATTTGCAGATTATATCAATATAAAGAAATCCGCACACCAATCTTTGAACACACTGAGCTTTTTCAAAGAGGAGTAGGTGAATCAACAGATATCGTTCAAAAAGAAATGTATACCTTCCAGGACCGCAAAGGAAGAAGCTTGACCCTTCGCCCTGAAGGAACGGCTTCAACAGTTCGTGCATTTGTTGAAAAGAAATTGTACGCTCAGCCGGCACAGCCGACAAAGCTTTACTATATCGGACCAATGTTCCGTTATGAGCGCCCGCAGACAGGACGCTTCCGCCAATTCGTTCAGTTTGGGGTTGAGGCGCTTGGAAGCAACAGTCCTGCAATTGATGCAGAAGTCATATCTCTTGCAATGGAGCTTTATAGCGCAGTTGGATTAAAGAAGCTGAAGCTGATTATCAATAGTCTTGGCGATGCAGACAGCAGAAAAGCTCACCGCGAAGCATTAATTGCTCATTTTGAACCAAGAATCGGTGAATTTTGCTCGGATTGCCAGAAACGATTACAGCAAAATCCCCTTCGAATCCTGGATTGCAAAGTAGACCGGAATCATGAGCTTATGGCAACAGCCCCTTCGATTATGGATTACCTAAACGACGAGTCAAGAGCCTATTTCAATAAAGTTCAGCAATACTTAACAGATTTGAATATTGAGTTTACAGTAGATCCTAATCTAGTACGAGGATTAGATTACTACAATCACACGGCATTTGAGATCATGAGCGACGCAGAAGGATTCGGAGCGATCACAACACTTTGCGGCGGCGGCAGATACAATGGCCTTGTTGAAGACGTTGGCGGCCCTGAAACACCAGGAATCGGATTTGGTCTCAGTATCGAAAGATTTCTTGCTGCACTCGAAGCGGAAAACGTGGAGCTTCCAATTGAACAATCAATCGATTGCTTCGTCGTAGCACTTGGGGATAAAGCGAAAGACCGTTCTGTATCACTCGTATATGAACTCAGAAAAGCTGGATTGACTGCTGAAAAAGATTACGAGGACAAAAAAATGAAAGCTCAATTTAAGGCAGCAGATCGCTTAAAGGCTAAATTTGTCGCTGTATTGGGTGACGATGAAATTGAAAAGAACATCATATCTGTAAAAAACATGGAAACAGGCAGCCAAGTAGAAGTAGCATTAGATGAGCTTACAGCCTATATAAAAGCATAG
- the aspS gene encoding aspartate--tRNA ligase has product MFGRTYYCGEVTETAIGEKVVLKGWVQKRRDLGGLIFIDLRDRTGIVQIVINPEVSEDALKIAEKIRSEYVLNIEGTVVGRTEGTVNPNLATGRIEVKVENVTIINAAKNPPFLIEDKSEEVSEDVRLKYRYLDLRRPALLDTFKMRHNVSKSIRNFLDEKGFLDVETPILTKSTPEGARDYLVPSRVHEGEFYALPQSPQIFKQLLMVSGFDRYYQIARCFRDEDLRADRQPEFTQVDIEMSFMSQDEIMSLMEEMMTRIMKETKGVDLTLPLPRMTFDEAMSRYGSDKPDTRFGLELVNVSELVKDSGFKVFSGAVQNGGEVKVINVKGAAASYSRKDIDALTEFVSQYGAKGLAWLKVEEQELKGPISKFFPSEEQVSLKTVSEAEPGDLLLFVADKKQVVADALGALRLKLGKELGLIDESKFNFLWVVDWPLVEYDEEAGRYFAAHHPFTMPAREDLELFETNPGGMKAQAYDLVLNGYELGGGSIRIFEKEIQQKMFKLLGFSEEEAVEQFGFLLEAFEYGTPPHGGIALGLDRLVMLLAGRTNLRDTIAFPKTASASDLLTHAPSEVSTAQLTDLHLALNLKKSE; this is encoded by the coding sequence ATGTTTGGACGAACATATTATTGCGGTGAAGTAACAGAAACAGCAATTGGTGAAAAAGTAGTATTAAAAGGGTGGGTGCAAAAACGCCGCGATCTTGGCGGGCTCATCTTCATCGATTTAAGAGACAGAACAGGAATTGTTCAAATTGTGATCAATCCTGAGGTTTCTGAGGATGCATTAAAAATCGCAGAAAAAATCCGCAGCGAATATGTATTGAATATTGAAGGCACAGTTGTCGGACGCACAGAGGGAACGGTAAACCCTAATCTTGCGACTGGAAGAATCGAAGTGAAAGTTGAAAATGTCACAATCATCAATGCTGCAAAAAATCCGCCTTTCCTGATTGAAGATAAATCTGAAGAAGTATCAGAAGATGTGCGTTTAAAATACCGTTATTTAGACTTAAGAAGACCTGCTTTACTTGATACATTCAAAATGCGCCACAACGTTTCAAAATCCATCCGCAATTTCCTTGATGAAAAAGGATTTTTAGATGTAGAAACGCCTATTTTAACGAAAAGCACTCCTGAGGGAGCGCGCGACTATTTAGTGCCGAGCCGTGTGCATGAAGGCGAATTCTATGCGCTTCCACAATCTCCGCAAATTTTCAAACAGCTGCTTATGGTATCGGGCTTTGACCGTTATTACCAAATTGCACGCTGCTTTAGAGACGAGGATCTGCGGGCTGACCGTCAGCCTGAATTTACTCAAGTTGATATTGAAATGTCATTTATGAGCCAAGATGAGATCATGTCATTAATGGAAGAAATGATGACGCGTATTATGAAAGAAACAAAAGGTGTGGATTTAACTCTTCCTCTTCCACGCATGACGTTTGACGAAGCAATGAGCCGCTATGGTTCTGATAAGCCTGATACACGATTCGGACTAGAGCTCGTCAATGTTTCCGAACTCGTGAAAGACAGCGGCTTTAAAGTGTTCAGCGGTGCTGTGCAAAACGGCGGAGAAGTAAAAGTGATTAATGTTAAAGGAGCAGCTGCTTCTTATTCAAGAAAAGATATTGATGCATTAACCGAGTTTGTTTCTCAATATGGTGCAAAAGGTCTTGCCTGGCTGAAAGTAGAGGAACAGGAGCTGAAAGGCCCTATTTCTAAATTCTTCCCTTCTGAAGAACAGGTAAGCTTAAAAACAGTGAGTGAAGCAGAACCAGGCGACTTATTGCTGTTTGTTGCAGACAAAAAGCAAGTAGTGGCAGATGCACTTGGTGCTTTACGTCTAAAACTTGGAAAAGAATTAGGGTTAATCGACGAAAGCAAATTCAATTTCCTTTGGGTAGTTGACTGGCCTCTAGTTGAATATGACGAAGAAGCGGGACGCTACTTTGCAGCGCATCATCCATTTACAATGCCTGCACGCGAGGATCTTGAGCTGTTTGAAACGAACCCAGGCGGCATGAAAGCTCAGGCCTATGACCTTGTTTTAAATGGATACGAGCTTGGCGGGGGATCCATTCGTATTTTCGAAAAAGAGATCCAGCAAAAAATGTTTAAGCTGCTTGGTTTCTCTGAGGAAGAAGCGGTGGAACAGTTTGGCTTCCTGTTAGAAGCTTTCGAATACGGCACCCCTCCTCATGGCGGAATTGCCCTTGGACTTGACCGTTTAGTCATGCTTTTGGCAGGCAGAACGAACTTGCGCGATACGATTGCATTCCCTAAAACGGCAAGTGCAAGCGACCTTCTGACACATGCTCCAAGTGAGGTCAGCACAGCACAATTAACGGATCTTCATCTTGCATTAAACCTGAAAAAGAGTGAATAA
- a CDS encoding tRNA threonylcarbamoyladenosine dehydratase — protein MLNQFSRNELAIGKEGIEILKNSTVAVLGIGGVGSFSAEALARSGVGRILLVDKDDVDITNVNRQIHALVSTVGKPKADLMRDRIKEINPECDCISLKMFYTEETYEEFFSYGLDYVIDASDTISYKIHLMKECLNRGIPIISSMGAANKTDPTRFQIADISKTHTDPIAKVVRTRLRKEGIRKGIQVVFSDESPIVIREDVRLKVGNDAAQIRKAKMPPSSNAWVPSVAGLIMGGHVIMELLKDIKITRVND, from the coding sequence TTGCTGAATCAATTTTCCCGCAATGAACTTGCGATAGGCAAAGAAGGCATTGAAATTTTGAAAAACAGCACAGTTGCAGTCCTTGGAATTGGAGGAGTAGGTTCTTTCTCTGCGGAAGCGCTTGCTCGTTCTGGTGTAGGACGGATTTTGCTTGTAGATAAAGATGATGTGGATATCACAAATGTAAACCGCCAAATTCATGCACTCGTATCAACAGTAGGCAAACCAAAAGCTGATTTGATGAGAGACCGCATTAAAGAAATTAACCCGGAATGCGATTGTATTTCACTGAAAATGTTTTACACGGAAGAAACATATGAGGAATTCTTCAGCTATGGCCTTGATTATGTTATTGACGCTTCTGATACGATCTCATATAAAATTCATCTAATGAAAGAATGCTTAAATAGGGGCATTCCGATTATTTCAAGCATGGGTGCAGCGAATAAGACAGATCCGACAAGATTTCAAATTGCGGATATTTCCAAAACACATACAGATCCGATTGCCAAAGTGGTCAGAACCCGACTTCGCAAAGAAGGAATCAGAAAAGGCATTCAGGTTGTTTTCTCTGATGAAAGCCCGATTGTCATTCGCGAAGATGTACGTCTGAAGGTAGGCAATGATGCAGCGCAGATCCGCAAAGCGAAAATGCCGCCATCATCTAATGCGTGGGTACCTTCTGTAGCAGGTTTAATCATGGGCGGACATGTTATTATGGAGCTTTTAAAAGATATTAAAATTACACGTGTAAACGACTGA
- a CDS encoding replication-associated recombination protein A — translation MKPLAFRMRPENIDEIIGQEHLVGKGKMIERMVKAKHLSSMILYGPPGIGKTSIATAIAGSTNTAFRKLNAVVNNKKDMEIVAEEAKMSGKVILILDEVHRLDKAKQDFLLPYLEDGKIVLIGATTSNPYHAINPAIRSRCQIFELKPLEAADIKTALERALKDEKKGLGKYRAVISEEALMHFASSCAGDVRSALNALELAVISTDPDENGEIHVSLDTAEECLQKKSFVHDKDGDAHYDVLSAFQKSIRGSDVNAALHYLGRLIEAGDLISINRRLLVIAYEDIGLASPQAGARTLAAIEATERLGLPEARIPLANAVIELCLSPKSNSAYKALDAAIADIRSGKSGEIPAHLKDAHYKGAEKLGRGIDYKYPHDFENGWVKQQYLPDSLKKKKYYEPKQTGKFEMSLSQIYKKLIRQQ, via the coding sequence ATGAAACCTCTGGCATTTCGAATGAGACCAGAAAACATTGATGAAATCATCGGGCAGGAACATTTAGTCGGCAAAGGAAAAATGATTGAGCGGATGGTAAAAGCAAAACATTTGAGCTCCATGATTTTGTACGGCCCTCCCGGAATTGGAAAAACATCCATCGCAACAGCAATTGCAGGAAGCACAAATACAGCTTTCCGAAAGCTTAATGCGGTTGTGAATAATAAAAAAGATATGGAGATTGTTGCAGAAGAAGCGAAAATGTCCGGCAAGGTCATTTTAATTCTTGATGAGGTCCATCGTCTTGATAAAGCAAAACAGGATTTTCTTCTTCCTTATTTGGAGGATGGAAAAATCGTTTTAATTGGAGCAACAACAAGCAACCCCTATCACGCGATCAATCCTGCTATCAGAAGCAGATGTCAGATTTTCGAATTAAAGCCACTTGAAGCTGCTGATATAAAAACAGCACTTGAAAGAGCTTTAAAGGATGAAAAGAAAGGACTTGGCAAATACCGGGCCGTTATTTCCGAGGAAGCTCTCATGCATTTTGCTTCAAGCTGTGCAGGTGACGTCCGGTCTGCTCTGAATGCCCTGGAGCTTGCGGTCATCTCAACAGATCCCGATGAAAATGGCGAAATACACGTATCACTTGATACAGCAGAAGAATGTCTGCAAAAAAAGAGCTTTGTCCATGATAAAGACGGGGATGCTCACTATGACGTCCTTTCCGCGTTTCAAAAATCAATCCGCGGTTCTGACGTGAATGCAGCTCTACATTATCTTGGCAGACTGATAGAAGCTGGAGATCTAATAAGCATCAACCGCAGGCTGTTAGTCATCGCATATGAAGACATTGGTCTTGCAAGTCCTCAGGCTGGAGCAAGAACATTGGCCGCCATTGAAGCGACCGAAAGACTCGGATTGCCGGAAGCGCGAATCCCGCTAGCAAATGCAGTCATTGAGCTTTGCTTATCACCAAAATCCAATAGCGCGTACAAAGCACTGGATGCCGCGATAGCAGATATTCGTTCCGGGAAAAGCGGTGAAATTCCGGCTCACCTGAAAGATGCCCATTACAAGGGAGCAGAAAAGCTTGGGAGAGGCATTGACTACAAGTACCCGCACGATTTTGAAAACGGATGGGTCAAACAGCAGTATCTCCCTGACTCTTTAAAGAAGAAGAAATACTATGAGCCAAAGCAGACAGGGAAATTTGAAATGTCCCTCTCGCAGATTTATAAAAAGCTGATTAGGCAGCAATAG
- a CDS encoding YitT family protein: MGAFRSKKNQELSIRWSIYFIGLLIMSLGIVLTIKAELGTSPWDVLHIGLYYQLGLTIGSWAIIVGGTILLLSSIFTRKLPQAGAFVNMLTVGLFIDLYLLLPFIQTPTGYAGKALMLLLGIIVMGYGIGLYISAGCGAGPRDTLMLALVEKTGIKVSRIRGAIELIVLFFGWILGGPVFIGTIVCTLSIGYVIGFTLPQCQKTTNALLEKTVRKETVRKEPHVHQVS, encoded by the coding sequence ATGGGCGCTTTCCGCAGTAAAAAGAATCAAGAGCTAAGTATTAGGTGGAGCATTTATTTCATAGGCCTGCTCATCATGTCTTTAGGCATCGTCCTTACAATAAAAGCAGAACTTGGCACATCTCCGTGGGATGTGCTTCATATAGGTTTATATTACCAGCTTGGTTTAACGATTGGATCTTGGGCAATTATTGTAGGAGGAACCATTCTTCTATTGTCATCAATCTTCACAAGAAAGCTGCCTCAGGCAGGTGCGTTTGTCAATATGCTGACTGTAGGTTTGTTTATAGATTTATACTTGCTTTTGCCTTTTATACAGACCCCAACCGGCTATGCCGGAAAAGCACTGATGCTTTTGCTTGGAATTATTGTGATGGGATATGGAATTGGCTTGTATATTTCTGCAGGATGCGGCGCCGGTCCTCGTGATACTTTAATGCTTGCTTTGGTTGAAAAGACCGGCATAAAGGTGTCAAGGATACGCGGAGCCATTGAATTGATTGTTCTTTTTTTCGGCTGGATCCTTGGCGGACCTGTCTTTATCGGAACAATCGTCTGCACACTATCTATTGGGTACGTCATTGGATTTACCCTTCCGCAATGTCAGAAGACAACGAATGCACTGCTTGAAAAGACAGTCAGAAAAGAGACAGTCAGAAAAGAACCGCATGTTCACCAAGTTAGCTAG
- the cymR gene encoding cysteine metabolism transcriptional regulator CymR encodes MKISTKGRYGLTIMIELAKKHGEGPTSLKSIAQTHDLSEHYLEQLIAPLRNAGLVKSIRGAYGGYVLGNEPDAITAGDIIRVLEGPISPVEVLEDEEPAKRHLWIRIRDAVKDVLDNTTLEDLANYTDGEQESYMFYI; translated from the coding sequence ATGAAAATTTCAACTAAAGGCCGTTATGGTCTTACAATTATGATAGAGCTTGCAAAGAAACACGGGGAAGGGCCAACCTCCTTAAAAAGCATCGCTCAGACGCATGATTTATCTGAACACTATTTAGAGCAATTAATTGCACCGCTCCGTAATGCCGGTTTAGTCAAGAGTATTCGTGGAGCATACGGAGGATATGTGCTCGGAAATGAACCTGATGCCATTACTGCAGGTGATATTATCAGAGTTCTTGAAGGACCGATCAGCCCTGTAGAAGTACTGGAAGATGAAGAGCCTGCTAAGCGCCATTTATGGATTCGCATACGCGATGCAGTGAAAGATGTACTGGATAATACAACTCTTGAAGATCTAGCAAACTACACAGATGGCGAGCAGGAATCTTATATGTTTTATATTTAA